In a single window of the Manis pentadactyla isolate mManPen7 chromosome 14, mManPen7.hap1, whole genome shotgun sequence genome:
- the LAG3 gene encoding lymphocyte activation gene 3 protein, with the protein MWEACFLILLLQQQWVTPVEVPGSGAEVPVVWAQEGAPAQLPCSLTIPLQDLSLLRTGGVTWHHLPDSDPLALAPSLSPAPGPRPVARAPRGSGPHRYVVLRLTPGGLRLGRPPLQPRVQLEERGLQRGDFSLWLRPARLADAGEYSAAVQLRDRALACRLRLRVGQASMIASPPGSLRTSDWLILNCSFSRPDLPASVHWFRGRVPVQESPHHHLAGSFLFLPQVSPSDSGPWGCILTYRDGFNVSITYNLTVLGLEPPVPLTVYAGAGSTVELPCRLPPGVGTQSPLTAKWSLPGGGPDLLVAGDNGNFVLQLESVSQAQAGTYTCHIHLQGHQLIATVTLAVITVTSKSFGLPGNLRKLLCEVTPSSGQEHFVWSSLDKRSSRSSPGPWLEMQEARLLSQPWQCQLYQGERLLGTAVYLTELPGTGARRSGRAPGALKIGHLPIFLILGVLFLFLSVAGAFGFHLWRRQWRPRRFSALEHGSHPPQAQSKIGELVQELEPEPDPEVEPEPELEPEQP; encoded by the exons ATGTGGGAGGCTTGCTTCCTGATCTTGCTCCTGCAACAGCAGTGGGTGACTCCAG TGGAGGTTCCAGGGTCTGGGGCAGAGGTCCCGGTGGTTTGGGCCCAGGAGGGGGCTCCTGCCCAGCTCCCCTGCAGCCTCACAATCCCCCTCCAGGATCTCAGCCTTCTGCGAACAGGAGGGGTCACTTGGCACCATCTACCAGACAG TGACCCGCTGGCTCTCGCCCCCAGCCTCTCTCCAGCCCCCGGCCCCAGACCCGTGGCGCGTGCCCCGCGGGGGTCGGGGCCGCACCGCTACGTGGTGCTGAGGCTGACTCCGGGGGGCCTGCGCCTCGGGAGGCCGCCGCTGCAGCCCCGCGTGCAGCTGGAAGAGCGCGGCCTCCAGCGCGGGGACTTCTCGCTGTGGCTGCGCCCGGCCCGACTCGCGGACGCCGGCGAGTACAGCGCCGCGGTGCAGCTCCGGGACCGCGCTCTCGCCTGCCGCCTCCGTCTGCGCGTGGGCCAGGCCTCGA TGATTGCCAGCCCCCCAGGGTCTCTCAGGACCTCCGACTGGCTCATCTTGAACTGCTCCTTCAGCCGCCCTGATCTCCCAGCCTCCGTGCACTGGTTCCGGGGCAGAGTCCCTGTCCAGGAGTCCCCCCATCACCACTTAGCCGGAAGCTTCCTCTTCCTGCCCCAAGTCAGCCCCTCTGATTCTGGGCCATGGGGCTGCATCCTCACCTACAGAGATGGCTTCAATGTCTCCATCACGTACAACCTCACTGTTCTGG GTCTGGAACCCCCAGTCCCTCTGACTGTATATGCTGGAGCAGGTTCCACGGTGGAGCTACCCTGCCGCCTACCTCCTGGTGTGGGGACCCAGTCTCCCCTTACTGCCAAGTGGTCCCTTCCTGGGGGAGGCCCTGACCTCCTGGTGGCTGGAGACAATGGCAACTTTGTCCTTCAGCTAGAGTCTGTGAGCCAGGCCCAGGCAGGGACCTACACCTGCCACATCCATCTGCAGGGGCATCAGCTCATTGCCACTGTCACTTTGGCAGTCATCACAG TGACCTCCAAATCGTTTGGTTTACCTGGCAACCTGAGAAAACTGCTTTGTGAGGTGACTCCATCATCTGGACAGGAGCACTTTGTGTGGAGCTCTCTGGACAAGCGGTCTTCGAGGAGTTCCCCAGGACCCTGGCTGGAGATGCAGGAGGCCAGACTCCTTTCCCAACCCTGGCAGTGCCAGCTGTACCAGGGGGAAAGGCTTCTGGGAACAGCAGTATACCTCACTGAGCTGCCTGGCACAG GTGCCCGACGCTCTGGGAGAGCCCCAGGTGCCCTGAAAATAGGTCATCTCCCTATCTTTCTCATCCTTGGCGTCCTCTTTCTGTTCCTTTCGGTGGCTGGAGCCTTTGGCTTTCACCTTTGGAGAAGACAG TGGCGACCCAGAAGATTCTCGGCCTTAGAGCATGGGAGTCACCCACCTCAGGCTCAGAGCAAGATAGGGGAGCTGGTGCAAGAACTGGAACCGGAGCCGGATCCTGAAGTGGAGCCCGAGCCGGAGCTGGAGCCAGAGCAGCCCTGA